The Cydia pomonella isolate Wapato2018A unplaced genomic scaffold, ilCydPomo1 PGA_scaffold_30, whole genome shotgun sequence DNA window AGTCAGATACTTAATTGCTATCTATAgtcattttaattgttaattattatatcacGCATTTTACCTTTTAACCTATTTACATAAACTGATTTAacttattacaattaattaatttatataaacgaTGAACTATGTACAATTAAATCAAAGATCAAATGTTAATGttacatattttgtatgttgAAGCGGACAAACAAATCCCTTCTTATTAGTAGATAATTTTAACAGCGAGCGCGCGCAACGACTGCATAACTGGGCTCACGGCCGACCGGTTCTCAGCCGGCCGCCCCTGCGCCCGCGCAGTGCCCCGCGAGCCACGCTCGACAGTCCATCAGCCGCCTTGACGCGAAGTGCATGTCGCTGCGCCGCGCAATTGCACTGCAATCGCGTTTCCGTGCATTTAGCTCGCGCTTTATAGTTTTTAAGTGCCTATCGCTTGCTATTTCTCCTTCTGTATACTACGCTTCGGATCTATCGCTTACGCATGTGTGTGCTCAAGATTAAAgctgcaaaacttatctagctTGTTTGCTTTCTACACCCAGAGCTAGTACCTATCTCAAGTAAGTGAATAAAGTGGTGAAGTACTGCGTTACTACGCATCCCACagccataataatatttttaactgtCTTCTCGTGAAGATTTGGGACGCGAGCAATGTAATTAATATCTTCTCGTCGAACTTGACATCCTATCACTTGAGAAACCTGAGACACAAGCTCGTAGAGATTTTCGGAGCTCTTCATCGGTATGccttttatttctacattattTGCACGGGCCCACTGCTCTTTCTCCTGCATGTCTTCATTCATCTTTGAGACCTCatcttgcattttttttaagttgttaaTTTCATGTTCCAAGGTTTTTACCCTATCGTCAAGGCGTTCAAGGGAGTTTGAGACTTTACCAACTGAACTGTGTGCTAACTCCACAGAATCCTTTAAGTGTGAAATGTCAGCCTTGATGGTCTTCACGTCCTCGACAAGAGAGGCAAGGGGCTCCAGTTGCCGTTTGATGGTATTTAATGTATCTTTCATTTCGTCGAGCTGTGCCACCAGTTGCGGGTCATTGTTACTGGAGGATGGATTATTCACACAATCAGAGCAGCGCCAAGAACCCCTCCGCGCACCGAGTTTCCTGAAATAGGTCTCTGAGATACCGGAACACGGAAAGTCAAATTGACGCTTGCACAAGGCACAGGTTGGTCCGTCCGAGGTACTGTTGTCACACCGCGCGCACAAAAACATGTTGATTTAATTAAAGCGACCCCTGCGTGGACAGATTGGACAGCCCTGACGTAAAATAGGAGACGTGCGTACTGTAAGCGATCTATCTACCGACCGATCATGGGAAACATGTATGCACATTATGgcttaatgaaaactttttacaataaaaggaaaccgacttcaaaaaggatataaTCAAATATTCCGTACTGACCGCCACCGACCGACACCACTTCTaatcaaacatatcagttggtataTTGCATGTTGTATATTATTTGCAGTTGGTTGCATTAGGATgcaagataatattttattttatcctttttgaagtcggttttcttgttttgtaaaaagttttcattaagcCATAATGTGcatcaggcgcggatacaaggggggggccataggggcaatggcccccccct harbors:
- the LOC133533971 gene encoding uncharacterized protein LOC133533971, encoding MFLCARCDNSTSDGPTCALCKRQFDFPCSGISETYFRKLGARRGSWRCSDCVNNPSSSNNDPQLVAQLDEMKDTLNTIKRQLEPLASLVEDVKTIKADISHLKDSVELAHSSVGKVSNSLERLDDRVKTLEHEINNLKKMQDEVSKMNEDMQEKEQWARANNVEIKGIPMKSSENLYELVSQVSQVIGCQVRREDINYIARVPNLHEKTVKNIIMAVGCVVTQYFTTLFTYLKYIKHSAYAHMAFNNRFTKENYIAASRRHGSLSLKDIGYHGDGKIYVNDHLTLHNKALLREAKILAKEKNCKYIWTRHCKILARKTDTSPIFRIKVKQDLLKI